Sequence from the Asterias amurensis chromosome 14, ASM3211899v1 genome:
CCCCAGAGAAACCCAAGGGGTAATCAGGACAATTCTGGAGGTAGATGGGCGCTAGTATTGATGGTATTCTTGACCATTATTATGGTCTTGCTACTTTGTAGACGACTCTACATCACATATGAATATAAGTTCCAAACTGGAGATTTGTAATGACTTCCAATACATTGAACGTAAACAACAAAAAGTAGGCCAAGTAAaccatgcttaccaaaataaggctACCaatcaaactaccatgtcacaatgtacaatttgtaactggtattctgCCTacttctgctgagcagaaattttgtaagcaatattttctgcttaagcatctctctatcaatgaaattgggtcctgttcAGACAGAAGAGTAAACGCAGTAGACACAAATTGATTTCATCAATCAAGGCTTGAAATAAAATAGCTCTGTGGTCAAATGTACAATTTGAATCCTagtaataattttttgtttttggggaCTTGGTATAGCCTAGTTGTTGTCACTTTTCTGTTTATCGCaacatttgttgtttgttttttccccattgAAGTTCTGGTTAATTAAGTTACGGTTTTTAAAGTCTACTTAAGGGTCTGATACTTGTTATTTGACTTCATTAAATGCATCACTCTGGCTTTGAAATTAAAGATTCTTGTTTAGTTATTTTAGTGCTACTCATACTATTTTGGATGAAGCTTGCACACCTGTCTCTCTAAGCTAGTAATAGACCTTTGTTCTGATGATTATACACGTCAGTctatgggtaaaaatcaaatatattcctttttttctcattttttccTTCACcttaatgcaaatttaacatctgctAAACTTATGCCAAAGTTTCTTTGCCAATCTGTCATGTTTGCCACACCTCTTCATAACAATCTGAAACGCAGGAAACCTGCGTTTCAGATAGTCCAGGACCAAGTAATAGCATGTAAGTAATGAAGTAAACAATTATTGGTGCTGTCAGTACAACAGGGATCAATTAGTTTAGGGGGTAGAACACTTGTACAGATCCCAGTGTTTCtcttggtttttaaaatgtttcatttaagATATTCGGagacaaaatttcaaaattattaCATGTAGAGGGCTTTATGTTCCTGGTTGTAAATttattctgtttttttcttagAAGCATTTCCAAAAATGTATGTCTATTATTGATTCCTcttaacaaacctgtcaaattttatttgaagaattaatttgatttatttatgaAATTGAGAGTTCttccaaaatgaaaatatttttcaaaccTCTCGGGTTTGACAAAAATAGTCACAGTAACTATTTTGCAAAGTGCACACTTGTAATTTATTAACTGAATCTTCAAGCTATTGTTACAATGTACAATAAAGTTAATGGAACTGGATATTAACAAACGACTTTTGTAGTCTGCTTGTCCAATCActttgactcttagaaaaatataaataaacatttaGTTATAGATTGAGCAAGTCTTGCGTTTATTGAAACATCGCGCTTGTGGTAGTAAAGTACAAGTGTTGTGTTTAACAGACCAGTGGTGTGTGTTAAGCACTATAcatgtatactctgtacttgcCCCAAGTcctgtggggaaaaaaacctcTGGGCTGGCGTATGAGTGGAGTTTGAACCCTTGACCTTTGCCATTCCAGAGAAGACGTCTAATATTCTTTTCCCGAGGCATAATTAAAACACCTTGTTTCCTTCTAACATTAAAGTAATGTATATTGGAACAGTCTAAAAGAACTACCCCCAAATTGTTCAGATAAACACAAGACTTCCACGGCCTATTTCCAGCCATCAGTTTCGTTCCCAAACGACTTCAAGATTTCTTCACGAGCTCAATGTGGAAAATATACATTTCTACAGAAAATGTACAAGAGGACAGCTCTGGGTTATTCAATGCTTCAACTTTTCAAACTATTGATACAAAACTGAAAGAGAGTATTCACGCAAAGAATATTACTAGGTGTTCACTGTCACAGAAAACTTGCTTTGTTTGCAAAATGTTGCTTCACAAGAAGTTTGCTTTACTGTGACTTTTTAAAACTATCATTTCCTTATAAGTCAACCAGAGGAGCATGCCCCAAAAGGATTCATGCATTTTGACTGCTTAAAGAGTGGCTATGGGCAGATTGCAGAAATGACCTGTTTTCTCAACGCTGCTACAGGCAACACTCATAGCCATCAATTCGAAAGTcacttattttaaaggaaccATCAAAAGTCCCTTGATTTGAATACTTCCCCAGTAGGAACACATGGAATAATCAAAAGACGCTTAATACAAACCATGCCCAAGTAGGAACAATGAGCAACCATTGAAAGTGGCTTAATTCGGACACAAACCAAGTAGGACCACTGGGAATAATCAAAAGACACTTGATACAAACCATGCCCAAGTAGGAACAATGAACAACCATTGAGAGTGGCTTAATTCGGACACAGACCAAGTAAGAACAATGAGGAAacatcaaatgtaaacaaagtaCACAAATACTGAAAAGAATCAAAACAGGAAAAAAGGTTGTCTTAACAGATGGAGATATTGTGTGTTGTGTGCATGATGCTATGTCGGATATTATGGGTACCGGTCACTTGGGCATCTTGCAAACCCATATCACCTCTAAActtggcaccttgcaaactctgTACCTACAACTTCTGCACCTTAAACTTGGCAGCCAGCTGAAAAAGTTCCATTTTTACACTGTGTGGTATGCCTCATTTTCAATGTAAAAGTTCAGTCCCACCATAGTCCCATAAAaagctagtcttggtgcaagacgtttctcgttaccaagCTATTAGTAAtaacattacaaatattattgGAATATAGTTAACGTAAAATTTACCAGAAAATAGAAGCAACATTATAAAGTAAGCACGGGAcggaacaaaataacaatgaaaggaGTGTGCCACAGAGTTTATATCACGCACTGAAGTGTCATGAGACCGCAGAGCCGTTGGGAATATAGTCCCCATCATGGCCAGCGGCTATCGGCAAATCACGCTCTGTTAAAAAGCAACAATCCATCAAAAAccctaaaagaaaaaaaacagaacaaacccTTATAAAAAATTTCAAAGCTCAGAACATAAAAATGGCGCCGCACTTTCACCGTCATGGATGCCATAGCCCGTAGTGTATAGTAGTAGCCAAGACAgcaatttaaaaactttttgactgAACACATGGCAGGTGCACGGTAAATTTCCTGGGGGCCCAAATTTTCTCGAAAGTTCAAAATTCTTTTCTTCAAACTCCCATAACTAGTATTTTGCCATTAAAAACGTTTACAAAATTCTTTTTTATTGTGACATGGCAttactttattttcaaccaCTTGACTTGATTtgcttggtgccgagtttgttagtAATTAAAAGGCAGTTGCCAAGTTTGTATGGTGCCAACATTCTTGGTGCCCAGTgggtgctgagtttgcaaggtgccgagtttgcaaggtggcGAAATATCCGGTATTCGATATTATCACAGATAAACTTCCCAACACATTTTGTCACACAATGTCCCACATTTAATGATAAAAAGACCTACTTATATCTTTCCAAAGATGTTTTCTTTGTCAGTTTAGTTTTAATGTCAGCTGACAGAACTGCGTTCCcttcttgctgaggtgctgttagTTGTTGTATCAGTGATCGCTGTGCTACCGGTTGTCGTGGTACTGGTTGCCGTGCTACTTGTCGTGCTACTGGTTGCCATGCTACTGGTTGCCGTGCTACTGGGTGTCGTGCTACTGGTTGCCGTGCTACTGGTTGTTGTGCTACTGGTCGTCGTGCTACTGCTTGCTGCTAGTTTCGAGCTGGTGAAATTTCGGCTTCTCTTCACTGGTTGAGCGTCACTCACAGCAAGTGTCCTATTGAAATACACAATTAAAGACAATATAAACTTGGTTAGAACTACAATGGCTTccgatggtataaagcattttaagaaccacttcactttgaagttgtaaaaaaaatgtacaaatctTAATCATTACAGATTATTTGGCTCTCGTGGATTATTAACTCTTGCGATATCTAAAAACTGCGACCACCTTTTACAACGAAATGTTCACATGCAAAAgtgtttttgctggtaacccgtttctattaagcaatacttgtcattgcttagtaagtttttgtgcttgcagGCCTTATGCAGTTGGGCCCAGGGCttatttcataaagtctgtaagaataaaaacttgttaagcagagacaaatcttgcttaacacaAAATTTTACCAGCCGAAATTCCATGAAATTTTTGCAACTGTTGCCCctcaaattttttgcttagcgaAGAGAGTTActtagcagtattttttgcttaaaacagCTTTACGAAATTTGACCCAGCCCAAAGATCCTCTTACCTCTCAAGATGTCGCTCTCTTTTCCTTCTCTTCTTCTCCTCATACAGCGCTATTCTGTATTTATTAATCAGATGATCTTTCTTAACACAGTGTTCGCAAAGCGGTGTTGCCTCCTCTTCAAACTCCTCAATGATTCGTTTCACACATCGAATGAACTTCTTTTGACTTTCCAAAACTGATTCTTGAGACTTTTTCTTGAGTTTTTCTGGCACTAGTAAAGCCGTCAGGTTCTGAAGGGTAAACATAGAAAGAGAAATATATGTATCAAGTAAAACCCATCAGTCAATTTGATCAATGGTTTGAATGATTCAATGTAGAGATTGCTataaaaattaccttttttttctctcaaacatTATGCAGTCAACTCTTGCTATTACAATTAATGGTACTTGCAATATTAGCTCTTTATCAGAGAAATGGTGTTAccagaggacagcaaaacaaagaaacaccaAACAGAAATGAGATAACAAGAATGTTCTCTAAACATAACCTTTTTAAAACACTGCTCTTTCTTTGACTTGAAAGAAACAGCTTCATCAGCAGTTTCCTGTGGATGAGCAAGTGCCGCTAAAACACAGAGAATATTCTTAACCTCAACCTGAGTCTTTCTCTTTAAGAAAATACATTCATCCAAACAAACTAAAGTCCTACATTGAATTCTCTACAATTGTTGTTGAAAGATTGAAGCATGAAACTGAGAAACTCACCTCGCCATATTTGTGAAATTCTGTCACCATCTCGCCAGATTGCTTGAGTTTGGTCTGGAATAGATGAGTAGCCATTTTCTCCATCATCCTAGTGAGGGGTGTCAGTAGAGGTCTTTGTAGGATACATTTAAAGAACTCATCTGGGAGCTCATTCGGAACTTCCGGTTGGGTGACAATGGGCACAGGAGCACTCAGCTGTTTGTTCATATGAGAGGTTTTCTTTGGGGCAAACGGGTTCCAAGGGATAGTTTTCTCAGGAGCAGGGGTACTTGTGGTGGTGGTCGACTGAGTGGTATTAGAAGACGTGGATGTGGTCGACTGACTGGTATTAGAAGTGGATGTGGTCGGCTGAGTGGTATTAGAAGACGTGGATGTGGTCGACTGAGTGGTATGAGAAGAAGTGGATGTGGTCGGCTGAGTGGTATTAGAAGACGTGGATGTGGTCGACTGAGTGGTATGAGAAGAAGTGGATGTGGTCGACAGAGGGGTATTACTATTAGAAGAGGGTGTTGTCAACTGTGTGGTTCTTTTGCTAACAAGGGATGCTGCCTGCAGGATTTTACTGGCTGCCGTTGAAAACTCACCAATTTCAGCAGATGATGCGTTTGACTGATTACTCGTTGATTTGGTGGTGTCATTACTGGTAGGTTGTACAGTCCACTTAAGGTTCACCGTTTTAGAAGCTTCGTTCACTTTGCCAGGAATTGTTGTGGTCAACTGGTAGGTTTTATTAGAATTGCGTTTGGCGCACGAAAGGTTTAATAATGGAGAAATAGGTGTACTCAAATGCTCTTTCGAGGTTTTAGAAGGGTTACACGCTGACAGTGCATTCATCCGAGCTACCAGTTGCTTGGCTTCCATTGGAGTGAGTTTGAGTTgtaccttgtttttttttttagaattctGAGTGGTTGATCGTTTGGTTTTACTGGAAGTGGGTGAGGTTAACTGGGCAGTTCGATGAGGAGTGGTCAACGACGTGGTGCTACTTGGGGTGGGGTTGGTCAGAATGGTAATTTTATGGGTTGGAGTGGTCAACTTGGCAGTTCCGCAGGGTGTGGTCATTAGTGTGGTGCTACTTGGAGTGGGTGTGGTCAACTTGGCAGGTTTATGGGTAGGAGTGGTCAACTGGGTAGTTCCACGGGGAGTGATGAACAGCTTGGTGTTACTTGGAGTGGGTGTGGTCAACTTGTTAAACATTTTAGTGGTTTGCTGGACAGTTATCAATTGAGCGATTTTGCTAGGAAGGGACTTGGCGACTACAAGAGGAGTGCCTCGATTGGTTACCTTGGTTGGTGTACCACTACCAGGGGTTTGTGTACCACTACCAGGGGTTTGTGTACCACTACCAGGGGTTGGTGTACCACTACCAGGGGTTTGTGTACCACTACCAGGGGTTTGTGTACCACTACCAGGGGTTTGTGTACCACTACCAGGGGTTTGTGTACCACTACCAGGGGTTGGTGTACCACTACCAGGGGTTGGTGTACCACTACCAGGGGTTGGTGTACCACTACCAGGGGTTGGTGTACCACTACCAGGGGTTGGTGTACCACTACCAGGGGTTGGTGTACCACTACCAGGGGTTTGTGTACCACTACCAGGGGTTTGTGTACCACTACCAGGGGTTGGTGTACCACTACCAGGGGTTTGTGGACTTGGTTTGATAATGTGTCTTTTTGCCAATGTGTTGCCCTGTAGATCGGAAGACTCTcgcctttttttttgtattgtatattGAAGACAAATTGGACAATTAGTCACTGTATGCTCCGGCCAATTTGCCACACGCACAAGGGCATTACTACACCATTCCTTTTCATAGAGAGTTTTCCAGAAGCAACCGTAACAAAGATAAGGTGGATGTCGAGATGGTTGATCCGTGCTGAAATCTACGCCGTATTTCAATTTGATTAACGAGTACATCTGAGGATGAGGTAGTATCTTGTTTGGACTCTTCGTTTTCATTTGTGATACATTTGTTGCCACAGATACGACATATTTCTTTTAGTATCATCTCATGTTGATTTTGTCCAGTAGGAGCTAAAGTTCagagaaaagaaaattgaatgAAAGCATGTAGGATGAAAAAAGAGGACTGATGTCAGGATAGGGATGTTTGATAAAGATTAAAGCTTTTTTATACAATAGTTACAATTAgtaatttcattattattagaCTCTTGAATTTGCATGATCAGAATTATATACACCTctcaataaaaaaatttaattaaactgcgctggttggcatggacgcAAAATGATTGATAATGATTTTGATAGCAAAAAATTTAACTTGTGTTAAAAAAGATCAATtaaaaatcaattcaattttataacatagaaatttgttaaaaattacataaaattcCTTTTCAACAGTTTTCCTGACTGCTGCAGTCATACGTCCGTGGCAGTCACCAGTCATTTAttaggtttatcgcgattcagaacctcAATGCGTTGTGCCACAACGGAAAGGAATAttgggcggtttctatgcagtttctacgactcgcgcacgcaatgcctatacctttgtgtgggttcaacaccaccctctcttgatattttgctattcgcgataaaccttatgccAGTGGCAGTTacaaggtgtccctaaaatcgcgACAAATCTTTTACTTCTCTGAGCGTGACGTAAACAGTCCctcgataaaaaaaaatttggtcttatttgccaagcaaagagtctcctctcccttgaccaaaacttagaaacacgtaaggctccactggttatttgcacttgtaaatgcaaaaagctTGGTATTtaaggcatttctacaaggtaccaAAATATGTcctaatgttgaggccatacaAAAAAATTTCCCAACGAAAAAGTttcaattcatgatgatcaaatcatgtgactgaatattttgctgaacATTCTGGAAAAGAAATACAGAGGCTtactttttttacttttcaaccCTCATATTAGTAttgttatattaaaatttaaacatcagcttgttgattcaattatcactgtttatttaaatgcttcattataaatattaagaaaaaagaaaagaaaaactaaataaaactcAGATTTGAAAGGCAATAGATattcacattttttattttattttttatttttgtaattttttttgcaaattaccatggtaatttttaaaattaaatttttttttaaaataaaatgaagacaactgctggctaaaGAGTTATACACAAagtctcacagaacacttgtagtcactgcagatgtttcttccaagTATCGCTTCAttgggaaaccatactttctcgtttgccgtgaaaacagtaaaaactcaaaacaaattgggCCAGTttagtcatcgaagatcggtgtgtggtttgaacatttcaatgtccatcaagttttaatatatgtttgcatacttcatactaacaaatgaagataattagggcatcggttgatataatggcatcattattttcttcccaattcaaagaaaaaggaaataataatgtcctggtgtcatgtgttttcagtaggataacaggaaaattgttcacaatcaaaaactgagtgttttttttttcaaatcatctatctaattttttaacaataacacttacacttcatggtgtgttgaaattttttaagttttggtttaacgttgcgagagacagtccgccattaacagtgcttatgcatgcacgacattggagcaacgtcatattatgttttcacaccttttattggttggtattttattgaatattccgaagctagtatggcgtgcaaaataaatcaaaaatattattcaattactacttaaatttaattacatttttgtcccaagGCATTAtggatatcataaggcatggaAGTAAAACACCACACCTCCTTGATTGAATTTgaagcacacacacttcataacaatccgttttcccccattttagaccagtaatttttttgtttcaggagataagaaaccattCCATGATATATTCTCTTTAACATAGACATAATATTttttacgcttatcggaatttattacagtatgcagttaatcAGAAAAACTTTTTTAGGGGggcattttcacttaaaatattttaaattttcctcatactggcacaccatagaatcccaaatagtatcCACCTCctgtgatccatctagtgactaaaacagaatgaaactcaatcttgcagatagtaattttgttttaaactttcaaggttgaatgatgtttctttgactcatttgaatgttggaataataatgcactagtgatttgtacccaaaatcaatcattttataaatatttgagcataaccaacatcaggaaactttattctcagcatgattaagcctgataaaaatacagactgtgagtaaactgcatagcttctgcaaccggtgcagcttgcacaatctcgcggtaaacaggaatcaaagttggggttcgaaaacataaTGAGGGTCGATagcgtatgacgctacgatactaATTATTAATTAATACCGTGAAAACTTTAACAAACTTATCAAAAATGCACATCAAAATAAACACAGAAAAAGACTAGGTCATGTACGTAGGTCAACAGATATGTCTACAAAAATGAACATTTCTGTaaactttaatttaaaacaattattttttggggggagggccccccacccccaaccACCAACCACTTTAATTAAGACTTTTTTTGTGGCCGGCCGAGCGAAACATTTGATTTTAGCGcgcctttataaatgctgtgttattattattattattagtattattattattattattttactcttCTCTACTCTTCTCTAGTCTATTCTTTGAAAAGTCCACAATCACAATAATATTTATATGTAGTAATATAACTCACCAACAGGTAAAGCATCGTCTTTTCCCATCTTAAGAAGGAGTAGTTTATAGCATGGAGGTAAAAATATAAAGGTTCCAATGGTGTCGACCCGTCGTATGAACCGTCAGCAGACTCGACCTAAATGCAACATGAACATCACGCGTGCATCGAATAGAAACCAATCAACTCGGATCGCCCCAGCAAAGTCGCCCACTACAAAGAGCGCCCTCGCTTGACGAGAATGTTCAAGGTTTTCACTGAAGATAACTATTAGAAAACTTAATGATAAACATGACAAACTGAGTGACAACTACGCTGATTTGTCAATAAGCAAACTTAACTCTGATGAAataaactgaaactttcacactaacttattttattttcaataaaatcaCAAATCCAGAGCCTTGTGAACCCTTCgctctaaaaaaataaaaaactcacAAAGATAGCCTTGTGAgttttttgctcgaaaaaaaatcacaaggccttgtaaacttttcgctaaaaaaaatcataaggccttgtgaacttttcgctcgaaaaaaattcacaaggctacaaCTACCTTGAgaactttttgctcgaaaaaaatcacaaggctatagctttgtaaaCTTTTCGTTCAAAAAAAAGTCGCAAGGCAAACTTTGTGTGAACTTTTCCctcaaacaaaaatcataaggccttgtgaacttttcgctcgaaacaaaatcacaaggctaccttgtgaactttttgctcaaaaaaaaaatcacaagccgTGTGAACTTTTAactcgaaaaaaatcataaggctatatatagtctTTTAAACTTTTCGCTCAAAAAAAATCGCATGGCAAatttttgtgaacttttcactcgaaaaaaatcacatagtcttgtaaacttttcgGTCGAAaaacttgtgaacttttcgctgtacaaaaatcatgaacttttcgctcaaaaacaaatcacaaggccttgtgaacttttcgctcgaaaaaaatcacaaggctaccttgtgaactttttgctcgaaaaaaaaatcacaaggtttgtgaacttttcactcgaaaaaaatcataaggcgccttgtgaacttttcgctcgaaaaaaaatcacaaagctataatagctttatgaacttttcgcttatgaaaataaaatcataaggctatttttgttatagccttgtgaaattttcgcTTTGAAAAAACTCATAAAGTtataatatttgataaaaatgctggacatTACCCCTTATAGTTTTTAAGTTTCACCCCAACtttcaagtaaaaataaaaagtcacaacTTCCTAATTATTGCTTcaaataactattattattggcTTCTAAAGGCTTCAGAAAAGCCTACTGCATCTTCATGAAGAGCACAACATCGCACCTTAAAACAAATAGGCATAAGTTGATAAAAGTACTGCCCTCGACCCTatgattatttcaaatttcGGCCAATAAAAGGATGCCGTTCGTACTACGTCACGCGCATGcacatcgagcaaggcatgctggggaaattgatcacccctgggaacgaggttggtgCACCCCTTTACTCCCCGCCGCGGCCATTTTTTTCTGAGCGCGGGCATCGTATGTTCAGCTCCACGTGTGTGGTGAAAAAGCAGATTTTCTGCAACATTTTACATCGCAAACCGACATCAAAATTCAACAACTTTCACAATGATAACTGCACGGATGTTCATAGAATCTTTTAAATCAGGTAAGTGATTCATGTGTTGATGCAAAAGAGGAAATTTGAGGGGGTTTCTAAAGACAAGGTTGTCTTGGCAATAGGACTACTTGGCAATACagtcaaattaattattgtcagctaatgatattattattattggtttattaaaacacattcaaacattgcagctacaagctgaattgagtttaaaatacagagattcataaaaaaatcaaaaagtttaaaaattacaaaaaaaacattaagaattacaaactgtttttatacattaaaagggcaaactggctagtgccagtaacaaattagataaaacaaaaaattgcacagCATATAACCCAAGACAAATCGAAGAAACGTAGTTATTGTGTTAAAAATTATTCAACCACTGAATTCTCGCTCAATACAAGTGAGGAAAATTATTGTTGTTGAAACTTACCCACATCGATTTTGCTGATGAATTATAACGCTTTGCCATGCACTacacgttttttgtttcttccttCAATGCAAGTGTTTAGAGTAAAATCACAAGGCGCAcatatttttctttgaattATTTTCTTGTGTGTTGGGAATTAGATTTGACGACATGAactgtacatgtcatgtataTGTGGAGACAATTTAAAGGCCCCCTGAACATGCTGtcctgaagtaattttcccagtGCCTTATACTTTCTATATgaacggataactttccgtatggcgccaccactttttcactcatttttacaaaaagggatatatcaatcaggtaaattagatactatattattttatttcgaatgaaaaagtggtggcgccatacggaaacttttccgtatGAACACTAATTTACATCCATAActctaaatataattttgttatttttcagaGTTCGTGGAATCTGATGTTTCCCTTTCATCAAGTGTATGCCGCCTCTCCCTGAATCTTGGCAGTCTTTCCAGCCACAACAGCAGTCACTGAGGTACACGGCCTCAACCATTCTGTAAGGCAACCAAAATGTATAATTTTCTATTACTAGCTGTAGGGCCAGAATAATTTATACCAACACATTTGCCAAAATTTCTCTCATACTTTTTTTCCTCTTAAGACCCACATTATTTATGACTTCTTTTTTGTGGGGCCTCCGAAGAATCAGTTAAATTTCTATTAAAAACTTTCGTTTAGGTCAGCCCCCaaggattttgaaaaaaaatgagcTTAATAATAATGCATCCTATTAAATAGCAGTACAGTTTATCTGATActtggtagttactccaaaaattaattaccatgaAAACGTTAGAGCACTGGTCATGTTGATGTTACAAAAATATTgttggaaaaacaccctttaaagtaaaatgtagttttagggaaagtggtaaaaataatttcaccccaaaac
This genomic interval carries:
- the LOC139946988 gene encoding uncharacterized protein isoform X1 yields the protein MKTKSPNKILPHPQMYSLIKLKYGVDFSTDQPSRHPPYLCYGCFWKTLYEKEWCSNALVRVANWPEHTVTNCPICLQYTIQKKRRESSDLQGNTLAKRHIIKPSPQTPGSGTPTPGSGTQTPGSGTQTPGSGTPTPGSGTPTPGSGTPTPGSGTPTPGSGTPTPGSGTPTPGSGTQTPGSGTQTPGSGTQTPGSGTQTPGSGTPTPGSGTQTPGSGTQTPGSGTPTKVTNRGTPLVVAKSLPSKIAQLITVQQTTKMFNKLTTPTPSNTKLFITPRGTTQLTTPTHKPAKLTTPTPSSTTLMTTPCGTAKLTTPTHKITILTNPTPSSTTSLTTPHRTAQLTSPTSSKTKRSTTQNSKKKNKVQLKLTPMEAKQLVARMNALSACNPSKTSKEHLSTPISPLLNLSCAKRNSNKTYQLTTTIPGKVNEASKTVNLKWTVQPTSNDTTKSTSNQSNASSAEIGEFSTAASKILQAASLVSKRTTQLTTPSSNSNTPLSTTSTSSHTTQSTTSTSSNTTQPTTSTSSHTTQSTTSTSSNTTQPTTSTSNTSQSTTSTSSNTTQSTTTTSTPAPEKTIPWNPFAPKKTSHMNKQLSAPVPIVTQPEVPNELPDEFFKCILQRPLLTPLTRMMEKMATHLFQTKLKQSGEMVTEFHKYGENLTALLVPEKLKKKSQESVLESQKKFIRCVKRIIEEFEEEATPLCEHCVKKDHLINKYRIALYEEKKRRKRERHLERTLAVSDAQPVKRSRNFTSSKLAASSSTTTSSTTTSSTATSSTTPSSTATSSMATSSTTSSTATSTTTTGSTAITDTTTNSTSARRERSSVS